The Desmodus rotundus isolate HL8 chromosome 3, HLdesRot8A.1, whole genome shotgun sequence genome includes a region encoding these proteins:
- the GJA4 gene encoding gap junction alpha-4 protein translates to MGDWGFLEKLLDQVQEHSTVVGKIWLSVLFIFRILILGLAGESVWGDEQSDFQCNTAQPGCTNVCYDKAFPISHIRYWVLQFLFVSTPTLIYLGHVIYLSRREERLRQKEAELRLLVGKDPGVEQALAVVERQMAKISVAEDGRMRIQGSLMGTYVISVICKSLLEAGFLYGQWHLYGWTMKPVFVCQRPPCPHRVDCFVSRPTEKTIFIIFMQVVGFISLFLNLLELAHLLCRYLIRKLRARQGQAAPPAQDSPSGPHADQIFYLPMDQEPASEPCPTYSGPPFSEQNWANLSMERLASSRPPPFVDPYPQSSQKSPNSCISNASKKQYL, encoded by the coding sequence ATGGGCGACTGGGGCTTCCTCGAAAAGCTGCTGGACCAAGTCCAGGAGCACTCCACTGTGGTCGGCAAGATCTGGCTGTCGGTGCTCTTCATCTTCCGCATCCTCATCCTGGGCCTGGCCGGCGAGTCGGTGTGGGGCGACGAGCAGTCGGATTTCCAGTGCAATACAGCCCAGCCGGGCTGCACCAACGTCTGTTACGACAAGGCCTTCCCCATCTCCCACATCCGCTACTGGGTGCTGCAGTTCCTCTTCGTCAGCACGCCCACCCTCATCTACCTGGGCCATGTCATTTACCTGTCTCGGCGTGAGGAGCGGCTGCGGCAGAAGGAGGCAGAGCTGCGGTTACTGGTGGGCAAGGACCCAGGCGTGGAGCAGGCGCTGGCGGTTGTGGAGCGTCAGATGGCCAAGATTTCAGTGGCGGAAGATGGTCGCATGAGAATCCAGGGGTCGCTGATGGGCACCTATGTGATCAGTGTGATCTGCAAGAGCTTGCTAGAGGCGGGCTTCCTGTATGGGCAGTGGCATCTCTACGGCTGGACCATGAAGCCCGTGTTTGTGTGCCAGCGCCCACCTTGCCCCCACCGTGTGGACTGCTTCGTCTCTCGCCCCACGGAGAAAACTATCTTTATCATCTTCATGCAGGTGGTTGGATTCATCTCCCTGTTCCTCAACCTGCTGGAGCTGGCTCACCTGCTGTGTCGCTACCTCATCCGGAAACTGAGGGCCCggcagggccaggctgcccctccagctcaGGACAGCCCCTCGGGGCCTCATGCTGACCAGATCTTCTACCTCCCCATGGACCAGGAGCCCGCATCCGAGCCATGCCCCACCTACAGCGGGCCCCCATTCAGTGAGCAGAATTGGGCCAACCTGTCTATGGAGAGGCTGGCTTCGTCCAGGCCTCCCCCTTTCGTGGACCCGTACCCCCAGAGTAGCCAGAAATCCCCTAATAGCTGCATCAGCAATGCTTCCAAGAAGCAGTATTTGTAG